The following DNA comes from Gammaproteobacteria bacterium.
CGATCCCAATCACTCTTCAGATTTTCTGGTTCAATAAAAATATAATATTTATAATAAGCATGTTCAACATCAAGCGGCGGGACCGTGAGGCGAAATCCAGGAATATGTTGGAATTGATCATTCAATAGAGCCGCGTTTTGACGACGAATTTTAAGCCAGTTGGGTAATTTAGCTAATTGAGCCCGCCCAATAGCAGCTTGCATTTCAGTCATACGCCAATTAGTGCCAAACGATTCATGAAGGAATCGAAAACCAGGAGGATGCTTTTGCATCACGGTATTATAACTTTTGCCATGATCTTTAAAGGCCCAAATTTTTTCCCACCACGTTTTATTATTCGTGACAACAATGCCGCCTTCGCCCCCTGTAGAAATGATTTTATCCTGACAAAAAGAAAATGCTGCAATATCACCCCAACTGCCCACTGGTTGACCTTGGTACCGGGCACCATGTGCTTGTGCACAATCTTCAATGACATAAAGATTATATTTTTTTGCCATGGCAACGATGGTATCCATTTCGCAAGGCCACCCTGCTAAATGCACAACGATAATGGCTTTCGTACGCGCAGTAATGTGTGGCTCAATGGTTTCGGCCGTAATATTTTGCGTCACTAAATCTACATCAGCAAAGATTGGCCTCGCTCCCCGCATGATGATGCAACTTGCAGAAGCAATGAAAGTTCGAGAGGTAGTAATCACTTCATCGCCTTCACCGATATCTAAAGCAATTAAAGCCGCTTCTAACGCAACCGTACCATTCATGACCGCCACTGCATATTTCATCCCTAAACTTTTGGCATATTCTGCCTCAAATAATTTTCCTTCTTGGCCTGTCCAATAGTTAGTTTTACCTTGTAATAGAGGCTCGGTGGCTTTGGCAATTTCATCATCGGCGTAGCTTGGCCACGTTGGAAATTCAAAACGATTTGATAATTTATTTAACTGAGATTTGATCATGCAAATTCCTTAGCAGGCACACCCATAACTGTGAGATCGGGAGGAACGGGTTTGATGACAACACTTCCAGCACCGACAATGGCCCAAGCACCAATGAGCGTATTGGGAATAACAACACTGCCTATTCCTAAAAATGCACCTTCTTTCACGATGATGTTACCAGCCAAATGAACGCCTGGAGCGAGATGAACAAAATTTCCAATTACACAATCATGGTCGACTGTTGTGCCGGTATTAATGATGCAATGCTCACCAATAATCACATCGGGTTGAATAACTGCTCCTGCAAAAACAACAGTTCCACAACCAATTTGTGCTGACGGGTGGACATAGGCAGCTGGATGGATTAACGCAGGTGATTTCAAATCAGGAGAAAGTTGTATTGCAATATTTTTGCGCGTTGCATTATGACCAATAGCCAATACTGCATAAGCATGTTGATTCCGATGTATGAAATCAATGTCACCCAATACGGGGTAATCATTAAGTTCGGTGTGATGAATCGTTTGATCATTATCAATAAAACCGAGAACAGTTTTATTGCACGCAAGCGCTGTGCTGAGCACCACTTTTCCGTGTCCACCGGCGCCAATGATAATGAGTTGATTCTTTGGAAGCATAGCAATCATTAATTCATCACTTCACGGATAAGCACAAACGCTTCGGCTGCTTTTCGACAAACACTCGCTCCTCTTACTCGGGCAAGTGCTTCCAATGCTTCTAGCGAACGTTCATGGGGAAAACTTTTTAATTGGGATTGATAAGCTGCAAAAGCTTTTAACTTAAGTTGCAGAAAATCCGTTACATCTACGAAAAAATTCGGTTGAAACCCAGCGGTTACATAGGATGCGTTCCAGTTGGTTTCAGAGAGTGTTTCATAAGCTAAAATTTTGTGAGGATAATGGGTTTGATTGGGCCTTGCCGCTACGAGTGCGGACAAAAAAACATGTTGATGATCAAGATGAAGATCACTGACAAAGGGAATAAACACTATATCAGGACGAATTTCTTTAAATTTTTCATTCAGCACTGCATTAATTTCACAGTGGGGAACGCCATCCAGCGCTGCTGCAGGTAAATTACAAAAAAAAGTTTCCTTAACACCTAGCAAGTGGTGAGCAATTTTAGCCTCGTCCCGACCTTGCTGGACAAAACTTTCAGAAAATAAAGGTGGTCCTGCTTTGGTTACAATGACGACGAACACTTCATGACCCAAAGAGGCCATTTTCGCCATGGTTGCACCGCAACCCAGCACTTCATCATCAGGATGAGGAGCCACCACCAGAATACGCATCATTATCCTTAAGAGTTAATTATCTAGATTACTAAACTGCTCATAGGCTTTGCTTAAAGCAATATCATTTTTTTTTGAACCGAATAAAACGACGATGAAAGTCTTCACTATGATGAAAGCATCCAGTAATAAATGGTGATGTTTAACATACCACACATCAAGCCAGACTTGTTCCTGCCAAGTTAGATCCACATTACCATTAACTTCGGCCCAACCACTTAAGCCTGGCAATGCATTAAAGCGTAATTGTTCAGTTTGGCTCATGGATGGAATACGACCTAAAAGACAAGGTCGCGGACCAATTAAACTCATTGTGCCTATCAACACATTAAGAAATTGCGGCGTTTCATCCAGTTTAAAGCGACGCAAAACGTAACCTACTCGCGTCACTAAGCTGTGGTTATGTTTGATCGAACCCAGCTCAAGCGGCGGAATATCATTTACAACCATACTGCGAAATTTAAATAATTTAAAAGGTTTACCTTTATATCCCACCCGCTCTTGAAGATAAAAAATCGGGCCCGGGTTTTCGAAGTAAATCGCAATGGCAATAACAATCCAAAACGGTGTTAATACAATGATCGCAAAGAAAGAAATGACTACGTCTATCGTTCGCTTTAATAGGGATTGGATATTTTTCATCCCCTCACCCCGCTACCATCCTTATTTTGCATGAATCAAATATCCGCAATCAGAATAAAACCGCTCCCTGTCTTTAGCGGACGAATTTCAACATGACTGAACTTAACTTGATCCACTAATTTTTGAATATCTTCCTGCCGATAAAAAAAGACTGTGCCTTTAGATGTGAGCAAATAGCGTAATTTTCTTAACGGCTCGCGAATGAGTGAATGGCCGGGGAAAGAAGCAATAATGCGCGTTTTAGTCAGAGACTTTAAATGTTTTAGGAAGGGTAAAGGATCAGGTAAATAGTCAAACACACCCATTGCAATTGCGCAGTCAAACTGCTCTTGCTTTTCCATTTGCATAAAATCAATGAGTTCAAATTCGCATTGGTCATTTAAATGATGAACTTCAGCACGTTCCTTTGCGATTTTCAGCATGGCATAAGAGAAATCAACACCCTTGACGCGCTTTGCCCCTTTCATCGCGCATTGGATAGCATAAACCCCTGATCCACATCCTACATCCAATATTGATTTGTTTCTTAAATCACCCATTGCTTCAAAAGCAATGTCATAACGTTCAAATATCGGTTTTCTAAATAAACGATTAAACCACCCAGAAAATTCGCTTTTTTTACATTGATAAATAGCATCAAATGCTTTTGCATCTTTTTCAAATCGCTTCCTGACAACTTCGTTATGCTGACTATGCATAAATCCCTACTCCCTGTTTTCTCTGTTTTACAATAAAAACCTTCCAACTCGTAGAATCCTCATCAGCGAGTGGTATTTTTTGACATTAGCATGGAATTATCTATAAATTTAAATAGAGCTTCAACCTAAATATAATTTGAGACCCTCGACCTTTCGGTTTTTTCATTGGCATACCAAACTTCAAGACAATAAAGCGACCATAAGATCTTGGCACGTTTTTCTGGAGAAATATTTAACTTTTTGGCTAATAAGGGGCCTATCAATGCGTAAGGTATATAATTCGTAGCGTAACTACCTGGTTGTAATCGGTCAAATATAGGCTCACGCAAGTCGTTATCCACCCAATGCTTTAAAGGTACCTCAAATCCACGCTTGGGTTGATTAATTAATTGAGTGGGTAAATAACGTTCTGCTAATTTGCGTAATATGAATTTAGTTTTAAAATTTTTGATTTTATATTCATCGGGTAATCCCGGGGCAAATTCAAGTAGATTTTTAGCAAGAAAGGGACTGCGCACTTCTAAAGAATGAGCCATTGAAGCGATATCCATTTTAACGAGTAAGTCACAAAACAAAAGAACATTAAAATCAATATAAAGCATTTTTTTTAAGGAACTTAATGTCGAATTCGAAAAAATGGATTGAACAAATTCAGCAAGATTTGCAGTAACTGGGTTATTATCAATTGATAAAACATCCTCAAAAATATCTGTTGTGGTCGATAAGTAGTAATCTAAATTTTGTTTACGGGCGGTCGTTAATAAACGGTAGAAATAATTATAAACAGATTTTTTATGAGTAGGATGGGGAAGAATTTTAAGTAACGGCGTAAGGAAGCTCAGATAAGTAGCAAAAGAATACATGGCCGGCACATAGCGTCTGTATCCTGCGAATAACTCATCAGCGCCATCACCGCTTAAAACAACTTTAACATGTTTAGCTGCTTCTTGCGAAACATAGTAGCTTGGAATAGCACTACTATCCATAAATGGTTCGCCATAGGATAGTAATATTTTTTCTATATCTTGCTTGATATGCGAATCGATGTTTAATTCTATATGGGTAGTTTGATATTTTTTAGCAGCTAACTTAGCAAGCACGGATTCATCATACATACCAGAAAATTTAACGGTAAATGTTTTAATACCCGGCTTAATTTGAGCTGCGAGCGCAGCAATTAAGTTGCTATCAATCCCACCGCTCAGAAAAACACCCACTTCAACATCACTTGCTGCAATACGATCTGCAACGCTTTGTTTTAAGTAATCATTAAGTTTATCCACAGCTTGCGCAAATTTTAAGGGAGAGCTTGACGACTGAAAATAAGCTAAAAAATTAAAATAGGATTTAATCTGAAAAGACAAATTTTTCGTATTGATTTCTAAATAGGAGGCCGCGTCTAATTTATAAACTTCTTGATAGGCGGTATGAGGCCTCCACATTACGCCTGTTTTTAAATAAGTTTGAATAGCTTCATGCGAAGGTTCAAGTGGGGTGATTAATTTGAGTGCATTTAATTCGCTTGCAAAAAAGAAGGCGCGATTTGTTTTGTGAAAATAAAGGGGTTTTTTACCGGCACGATCCTTTGCTAAAATAATTTTATTATTTAATTTATCATAAATACAAAAAGCAAACATGCCATCAATCAGAGTAAACATTTCATATCGAAATTTAATAAAGAGATAAAGCAACGTTTCCGTATCACTTTCCGTTTGAAAGGAAAATTCTGTCAAGGATTGGCGTAAAACTTGATGGTTATATATTTCGCCATTAAAAATAATGGCATAATTTTTATAAAAAAATGGTTGAATGCCATGA
Coding sequences within:
- a CDS encoding DegT/DnrJ/EryC1/StrS aminotransferase family protein encodes the protein MIKSQLNKLSNRFEFPTWPSYADDEIAKATEPLLQGKTNYWTGQEGKLFEAEYAKSLGMKYAVAVMNGTVALEAALIALDIGEGDEVITTSRTFIASASCIIMRGARPIFADVDLVTQNITAETIEPHITARTKAIIVVHLAGWPCEMDTIVAMAKKYNLYVIEDCAQAHGARYQGQPVGSWGDIAAFSFCQDKIISTGGEGGIVVTNNKTWWEKIWAFKDHGKSYNTVMQKHPPGFRFLHESFGTNWRMTEMQAAIGRAQLAKLPNWLKIRRQNAALLNDQFQHIPGFRLTVPPLDVEHAYYKYYIFIEPENLKSDWDRDTILQAINKVGVPCFSGSCSEIYLEKAFTERHLAPEKRLVHAKLLGETSLMFLVHPGLTRIHMLYTADIVRDVMRKAIR
- a CDS encoding acetyltransferase; this encodes MLPKNQLIIIGAGGHGKVVLSTALACNKTVLGFIDNDQTIHHTELNDYPVLGDIDFIHRNQHAYAVLAIGHNATRKNIAIQLSPDLKSPALIHPAAYVHPSAQIGCGTVVFAGAVIQPDVIIGEHCIINTGTTVDHDCVIGNFVHLAPGVHLAGNIIVKEGAFLGIGSVVIPNTLIGAWAIVGAGSVVIKPVPPDLTVMGVPAKEFA
- a CDS encoding PIG-L family deacetylase, yielding MRILVVAPHPDDEVLGCGATMAKMASLGHEVFVVIVTKAGPPLFSESFVQQGRDEAKIAHHLLGVKETFFCNLPAAALDGVPHCEINAVLNEKFKEIRPDIVFIPFVSDLHLDHQHVFLSALVAARPNQTHYPHKILAYETLSETNWNASYVTAGFQPNFFVDVTDFLQLKLKAFAAYQSQLKSFPHERSLEALEALARVRGASVCRKAAEAFVLIREVMN
- a CDS encoding sugar transferase; translated protein: MKNIQSLLKRTIDVVISFFAIIVLTPFWIVIAIAIYFENPGPIFYLQERVGYKGKPFKLFKFRSMVVNDIPPLELGSIKHNHSLVTRVGYVLRRFKLDETPQFLNVLIGTMSLIGPRPCLLGRIPSMSQTEQLRFNALPGLSGWAEVNGNVDLTWQEQVWLDVWYVKHHHLLLDAFIIVKTFIVVLFGSKKNDIALSKAYEQFSNLDN
- a CDS encoding class I SAM-dependent methyltransferase — translated: MHSQHNEVVRKRFEKDAKAFDAIYQCKKSEFSGWFNRLFRKPIFERYDIAFEAMGDLRNKSILDVGCGSGVYAIQCAMKGAKRVKGVDFSYAMLKIAKERAEVHHLNDQCEFELIDFMQMEKQEQFDCAIAMGVFDYLPDPLPFLKHLKSLTKTRIIASFPGHSLIREPLRKLRYLLTSKGTVFFYRQEDIQKLVDQVKFSHVEIRPLKTGSGFILIADI
- the asnB gene encoding asparagine synthase (glutamine-hydrolyzing): MCGIAGVINYQENMLSTLQLALKHRGPDAQTVYREKNVALVHTRLAIQDVDHGIQPFFYKNYAIIFNGEIYNHQVLRQSLTEFSFQTESDTETLLYLFIKFRYEMFTLIDGMFAFCIYDKLNNKIILAKDRAGKKPLYFHKTNRAFFFASELNALKLITPLEPSHEAIQTYLKTGVMWRPHTAYQEVYKLDAASYLEINTKNLSFQIKSYFNFLAYFQSSSSPLKFAQAVDKLNDYLKQSVADRIAASDVEVGVFLSGGIDSNLIAALAAQIKPGIKTFTVKFSGMYDESVLAKLAAKKYQTTHIELNIDSHIKQDIEKILLSYGEPFMDSSAIPSYYVSQEAAKHVKVVLSGDGADELFAGYRRYVPAMYSFATYLSFLTPLLKILPHPTHKKSVYNYFYRLLTTARKQNLDYYLSTTTDIFEDVLSIDNNPVTANLAEFVQSIFSNSTLSSLKKMLYIDFNVLLFCDLLVKMDIASMAHSLEVRSPFLAKNLLEFAPGLPDEYKIKNFKTKFILRKLAERYLPTQLINQPKRGFEVPLKHWVDNDLREPIFDRLQPGSYATNYIPYALIGPLLAKKLNISPEKRAKILWSLYCLEVWYANEKTERSRVSNYI